A section of the Stenotrophomonas sp. 364 genome encodes:
- the nrdR gene encoding transcriptional regulator NrdR: MYCPFCQHADTRVIDSRVSEDGATIRRRRECEACNERFSTLETIELKLPAIVKSDGSREAFDARKVRSGFDRALQKRPVPEDEIELAVRAVMQQARVCGEREIPSIKIGEFVMNELRKLDHVGYVRFASVYRSFGDVADFREEIEKLERDLPASTEQLQLLGGVIPLDKKKKG, encoded by the coding sequence ATGTACTGTCCGTTCTGCCAGCATGCCGATACCCGTGTGATCGACTCGCGCGTCTCTGAAGACGGGGCGACGATCCGGCGTCGGCGTGAGTGCGAGGCCTGCAACGAACGCTTCAGCACGTTGGAAACCATCGAGTTGAAACTGCCGGCGATCGTCAAGAGTGACGGCAGCCGCGAAGCCTTCGACGCGCGCAAGGTGCGCAGCGGCTTCGATCGCGCGCTGCAGAAGCGCCCGGTGCCCGAAGACGAGATCGAACTGGCGGTGCGTGCGGTGATGCAGCAGGCACGCGTCTGCGGCGAACGCGAAATCCCCTCCATCAAGATCGGCGAGTTCGTGATGAATGAACTGCGCAAGCTCGACCATGTGGGCTATGTGCGCTTCGCCTCGGTGTACCGCAGCTTCGGCGACGTGGCAGATTTCCGCGAGGAAATCGAAAAACTCGAACGCGACCTGCCGGCCAGCACCGAGCAACTGCAGCTGCTGGGCGGTGTGATTCCGCTGGACAAGAAAAAGAAGGGCTGA